A genomic segment from Biomphalaria glabrata chromosome 16, xgBioGlab47.1, whole genome shotgun sequence encodes:
- the LOC106063357 gene encoding cytochrome P450 3A29-like, translating into MIMNVEIVINITVFLSVLVCLVVYVVRYIKSQYTVFSKLGIPGPRPTFLFGNSLDFANKFPMDVFQAWSARYGHVYGFYEGLRPSVVVSCPDMAHQILVKHFNIFSARPTINPFKYESQGLSLQHVSGALWKRQRQAVSAGLTTKSIKQMYPVMCDVTSQLIKHLQTSTENSPDGFYIDDLIERYSLDWFAQAALGYHSDALTNGNSIQLRFMRASHESMSPSNAITGLAKLFPSLTPLLKPLDKTHKELSSLQTSEIKHFLRTLMTNWTKRPGEHCQNILYNLLTRKVAKADADEPTDTGDGETPHGTRSRLCEDEVVGEVAGLIGGGVGPVSATLTFCIYNMAVYEEEQMRLREELESVTRCKDNVTLEELGRLDYMERFILETLRLFPVAPGVSRECLEDCSILGVQFKKGMVVRVLASTMHTREDLFPDHKDFRPHRFIPGASSNRDKAYGGTSHPRGYLPFGLGPRMCVGQRLAMVSLKLALARLLQEYDVTISHRTQIPVQVELRPFIVAKNGVHIKLLTRRKSSSPCRSRATH; encoded by the exons ATACATCAAATCTCAGTACACGGTCTTCAGTAAACTTGGCATACCAGGACCGAGACCAACCTTCTTGTTTGGCAACTCTTTGGATTTCGCTAATAAG TTTCCTATGGATGTCTTCCAAGCCTGGTCAGCACGATATGGGCACGTGTATGG ATTTTACGAAGGTCTGAGACCGAGTGTGGTAGTTTCTTGTCCAGATATGGCGCATCAGATTCTTGTTAagcatttcaatattttctctGCTCGACCG ACAATCAATCCTTTCAAATACGAGAGTCAAGGACTTAGTCTCCAGCACGTCAGTGGAGCTCTTTGGAAGAGGCAGCGTCAGGCGGTTAGTGCTGGGCTGACTACAAAATCCATAAAGCAG ATGTATCCAGTGATGTGTGACGTCACTTCCCAGTTGATAAAACATCTGCAGACGTCAACAGAAAATTCGCCGGATGGTTTCTACATTGACGA TCTGATAGAGAGATACTCATTGGATTGGTTTGCCCAAGCTGCACTAGGTTACCATAGTGATGCACTGACCAATGGAAACAGTATCCAATTACGCTTTATGCGAGCTTCCCATGAGTCCATGTCGCCTAGCAACGCTATTACAGGACTTGCAA AACTGTTCCCTTCATTAACGCCACTTCTTAAACCACTGGACAAAACTCACAAGGAACTGTCCAGTTTACAGACCAgtgaaattaaacattttctcaGGACATTGATG accaatTGGACCAAAAGACCAGGAGAACACTGCCAAAATATCCTCTATAACTTGCTGACCAGGAAGGTGGCTAAAGCAGATGCTGATGAGCCTACTGATACAGGTGACGGAGAAACGCCTCATGGTACTAGAAGTCGTTTGTGCGAGGATGAAGTCGTTGGAGAAGTTGCAGGTTTGATTGGGGGCGGAGTTGGACCCGTATCGGCGACCTTGACCTTTTGCATCTACAATATGGCTGTTTATGAGGAGGAACAGATGCGTTTACGAGAAGAACTGGAGTCAGTGACGCGTTGCAAG GACAATGTGACCTTGGAAGAACTAGGGAGGCTGGACTACATGGAGAGATTTATTCTGGAAACACTTCGTCTGTTTCCTGTTGCTCCTGG CGTGTCCAGAGAATGTCTAGAAGACTGCTCTATTCTTGGCGTCCAATTCAAGAAAGGAATGGTCGTTCGGGTGTTAGCATCAACCATGCACACCAGAGAGGATTTGTTTCCTGACCACAAGGATTTTAGACCACATAG GTTTATACCAGGAGCGTCGTCAAACAGAGACAAGGCGTACGGTGGTACTTCTCATCCTAGAGGCTACCTCCCCTTTGGTTTAGGACCACGCATGTGTGTAGGACAGAGGCTCGCCATGGTCAGTTTGAAACTTGCCCTGGCCAGACTCCTGCAGGAATATGATGTTACTATCAGTCATAGGACACAG ATACCCGTACAAGTTGAACTTCGACCTTTCATCGTGGCCAAGAATGGAGTCCATATCAAACTACTGACTCGACGAAAGAGTAGCTCCCCCTGTCGTTCTAGAGCAACACATTGA